The following are encoded in a window of Vespula vulgaris chromosome 8, iyVesVulg1.1, whole genome shotgun sequence genomic DNA:
- the LOC127065760 gene encoding eukaryotic translation initiation factor 3 subunit J yields the protein MDDEWDVDNVEAKFDLAMRSNKWEGEDEDEDVKDSWEDIEEEKKDVEKPAEVPKAKPKPKKALTERIEEREKKAKEEAERKAKEKEEALTPEEKRVELLRRQRLQEEADLRLAMETFGVTEESSTGLDAMNPNTKEEFEQFGTALSQKINQFKKHSEFPPFAEELIKSIALNLSSNALKKVKTMVDNLLIEKQKLEKGEKPKKAKGKGKAKLKIEGENTMLSEYSDYVYDDYDDFM from the exons ATGGATGATGAGTGGG ATGTGGACAATGTTGAAGCGAAATTTGATCTCGCAATGAGATCAAACAAATGGGAAGGTgaagatgaagacgaagatgTAAAG gaTAGCTGGGAGGATattgaagaagagaagaaagatgtaGAAAAACCTGCAGAAGTACCAAAAGCCAAACCAAAACCTAAGAAAGCTCTTACTGAAAGGATCGAAGAACGCGAG aaaaaagcgaaagaggAAGCTGAAAGAAAAgctaaggaaaaagaagaagcattAACAccagaagaaaagagagtagaGCTGTTAAGGCGACAGAGGTTACAGGAAGAGGCTGACTTACGATTGGCAATGGAAACATTTG GTGTAACTGAAGAATCATCAACAGGTCTGGATGCTATGAATCCTAACACAAAAGAAGAATTTGAACAATTTGGTACTGCACTTTCGCAAAAAATCAAccaatttaaaaaacattctGAATTTCCACCATTTGCAGAAGAACTTATAAAGTCCATTGCCCTAAATT TATCATCAAATGCTTTGAAGAAAGTCAAGACTATGGtggataatttattaatagaaaaacaaaaattagaaaaaggagaaaaaccTAAAAAAGCTAAAGGAAAGGGTAAAGCAAAACTTAAAATTGAAGGAGAAAATACCATGTTAAGCGAGTATAGTGATTATGTATATGACGATTATGACGATTTTATGTAG
- the LOC127065757 gene encoding cyclic GMP-AMP synthase-like receptor isoform X1, producing the protein MEAHNKDKYFKSDKILNAINKLFVSLQDYEKKEINQNLHQVIDEIIEKMKEDTFFKKVFQRKLFGGSFYKGTKIGVPEEFDIDIIIKLPINYEDIKISICEHKGFINIHSGLNPNNLINPKMDREVLKLLDNSMYIDQNKFRSWMESIVTITIHNLPKKGNKYLLKINNTEYMIRVIKSGPAFTFEIEFMNGKKINVDLVPVLEFSKNIPHMSNLSEFKILKKQNWFAIPKPITINKQKHICWRTCFYEQEKEILSKNGQIKQIIRLMKKLRDTKNWNNIASYYIETIALNLLQKDSLFGKGSCTLSFMKMLRSMHSTLIHQCLPYYWNNDFNLLYKLNLIEIRNISNQLRRIIEHIDRSIENDPYIIAKCILNEEEYNQLYFELNKPPSETENNENSICMII; encoded by the exons ATGGag gcccataataaagataaatattttaagagtgataaaatattaaatgctataaacaaaCTATTCGTATCTTTGCAagactatgaaaaaaaagaaattaaccaGAATTTACACCAG gtCATagatgaaataattgaaaaaatgaaagaagacactttttttaaaaaagtatttcaaagaaaattatttggaGGTAGTTTCTATAAAGGTACAAAAATTGGTGTACCTGAAGAAtttgatatagatataataattaaactacCTATTAATTATGAAGATATAAAA aTATCTATATGTGAGCACAAAGGTTTTATCAATATACACTCTGGTTTAAATCCAAACAACTTAATTAATCCGAAAATGGATAG AGAAGTGCTTAAATTACTTGATAATTCGATGTATAttgatcaaaataaatttcgtagTTGGATGGAAAGCATTGTAACTATAACTATACATAATTTACCAAAGAAAggcaataaatatttattaaaaataaataatactgaaTATATG ATAAGAGTAATCAAGAGTGGCCCAGCATTTACATTTGAAATAGAATTTATGAATGGCAAAAAAATTAACGTTGATTTAGTACCAGTgttagaattttcaaaaaatataccaCACATGAGTAATTTATCAGAATTTAAAATACTTAAA aaacaaAATTGGTTTGCTATACCAAAGCctattacaattaataaacaaaaacataTCTGTTGGAGAACATGTTTTtatgaacaagaaaaagaaattctatctAAAAATGgacaaattaaacaaataataagatTGATGAAA AAATTAAGAGATACCAAAAATTGGAATAATATTGCTAGCTACTATATAGAAACAATTGCTTTAAACTTATTACAAAAGGACTCATTGTTTGGGAAAGGATCATGTACACTTTCGTTTATGAAG atgtTACGTTCCATGCATTCTACTCTAATTCATCAGTGCTTACCTTATTACTGGAACAATGATTTTAATCTATTATACAAACtcaatttaatagaaataagaaatatttcaaatcaatTGCGGAGAATCATTGAACACATTGATAGATCAATAGAGAATGATCCATATATCATTGCTAAGTGTATCT taaatgaagaagaatataatcaattatattttgaacTAAATAAGCCACCTTCAGAAACAGAAAACAATGAGAATAGTATCTGCATGATAATTTAa
- the LOC127065912 gene encoding rho GTPase-activating protein 1 translates to MEANYQATLSPARTLTGMNNETEDPYPSLSDYHDYEPNLEFDDTELQASSNNAVQLLEAKLDLINSGAVVTGIDYLESPVSDGTIEENFEEALVDAPVIESADDLAALEGELADEEDYLDISRHGIVEVVGDDSAGRKIIVVSACKLPPIGKEAFNHAKLLRYLMHTLDKFVEQDYSLVYFHYGLTSKNKPPLSWLWQAYKAFDRKYKKNLKALYLVHPTNFIRIVWQIFKPAISAKFGRKMMYVNYLEELAQYINLDQLIIPPQVLQHNEQLVSKNKKSLPTSPPQSTVATPIGTTQFGASLSFIKENNNGDPIPPIVKQCIEFLNCPDALETEGIFRRSANVGVIRKLQHDCNQGLQADFKGDPHIAAVLLKTFLHELDEPLMTYELYDEITQFQTLSKDERPRRVKILVLEKLPEDNYHLLKYIVQFLSKVIDRSDLNKMTSSNLAVVFGPNLVRAPPSRGMSLSAIGPINQFIDFLFTFQDKIFII, encoded by the exons atggaagCAAACTATCAAGCGACGCTAAGTCCAGCACGAACTTTGACAG GAATGAACAATGAAACTGAAGATCCTTATCCAAGTTTATCTGATTATCATGATTATGAACCAAATTTAGAGTTTGATGACACAGAACTACAGGCATCTTCAAATAATG cTGTACAGCTTTTAGAAGCAAAGCTAGATTTGATTAACAGTGGTGCAGTAGTGACAGGCATAGATTATTTGGAGAGTCCAGTAAGCGATGGGacaatagaagaaaattttgaagaaGCTCTAGTAGATGCTCCAGTTATAGAATCTG CTGATGACCTAGCAGCACTAGAAGGAGAACTAGCAGATGAAGAAGATTACCTTGATATATCAAGGCATGGTATTGTAGAAGTTGTAGGAGATGACAGTGCTGGTCgtaaaataatagtagtatCAGCCTGTAAATTGCCTCCTATTGGAAAAGAAGCTTTTAATCATGCCAAACTCCTCAG gtaCTTGATGCATACATTAGACAAATTTGTAGAACAGGATTATAGTCTTGTTTATTTCCATTATGGCCTAACTTCAAAAAATAAGCCACCACTCTCTTGGTTATGGCAGGCATATAAAGCCTTTGATaggaaatacaaaaagaatcTCAAAGCACTCTATTTAGTCCATCCAAccaattttattagaattgtCTGGCAGATCTTTAAACCAGCTATTAG TGCAAAGTTTGGTCGTAAAATGATGtatgttaattatttagaaGAACTAGCACAATACATTAATCTTGATCAACTCATTATACCTCCACAAGTACTACA gcACAATGAACAACTTgtaagcaaaaataaaaaaagtttaccAACTAGTCCACCTCAAAGTACAGTGGCTACACCAATTGGTACAACACAATTTGGTGCAAGTTtaagttttattaaagaaaataataatggtgATCCAATACCTCCTATAGTAAAACAATGTATTGAGTTTTTAAATTGTCCAGATG CTCTAGAAACAGAGGGAATATTCAGAAGATCTGCTAATGTAGgagtaattagaaaattacaaCATGACTGTAATCAGGGTTTGCAAGCAGACTTTAAAGGAGATCCTCACATAGCAGCAGTTcttttaaaaacatttcttcACGAATTAGATGAACCCCTTATGACATATGAATTATATGATGAAATAACACAATTTCAAA CATTATCAAAAGATGAAAGACCACGTAGAGTAAAAATATTAGTGCTCGAAAAACTTCCTGAAGATAATTATcatcttttgaaatatatagtacaatttttatcaaag gTAATAGACAGAagtgatttaaataaaatgacatCCAGTAATTTAGCAGTGGTATTTGGCCCGAATCTCGTTAGAGCACCTCCGTCACGTGGAATGTCTCTTTCTGCGATAGGACCTATTAATCAGTTTATAGATTTTCTATTCACATttcaagataaaatatttatcatctaA
- the LOC127065761 gene encoding three prime repair exonuclease 2 isoform X2: MPRITEFSFVAVTRDNICLNKNKIPRVLQTLTVPVNPNKPIPQYVEILTKLNNESLQNVSSFDHKIYNMINSFLDTLMKPICFVAHNGNKFDYPIFLWELKCLDKDLAEDILCADTLLLFKDYFTNVNYMQDTEILDMEKHVEKVNILQKPNNFKLITIYEHLLKTPAKNNHIAQDDCINMLHCANHIAKYFIEWCDKNALPLCKMK; encoded by the exons ATGCCTAGAATTACAGAATTTTCATTTGTAGCTGTAACTCGAGACAATATATgtctcaataaaaataaaattccaagAGTTTTACAAACTCTTACTGTACCAGTTAATCCAAATAAACCTATACCTCAATATGTAGAGATTTTAACAA aattaaataatgaGTCTTTACAAAATGTATCTTCATTtgatcataaaatttataatatgatcAATAGTTTTCTTGATACATTAATGAAACCAATATGTTTCGTGGCTcataatggaaataaatttgattatccAATTTTTTTGTGGGAATTAAAATGTCTTGATAag gATTTAGCAGAAGATATTCTATGTGCAGATACATTACTCTTATTCAAAGATTACTTTacaaatgttaattatatgcaaGATACTGAAATCTTGGATATGGAAAAACACGTGGAAAAAGTTAATATACTCCAAAAACCgaacaattttaaattaataacgatatatgaacatttattaaaaaccCCAGCAAAAAACAATCATATAGCACAAGATGATTGTATTAATATGCTACATTGTGCTAATCATATTGCAAAATACTTTATAGAATGGTGCGATAAAAATGCATTACCGTtatgtaaaatgaaatga
- the LOC127065914 gene encoding ras-related protein Rab-21, translated as MASSISTTGNGYNFKVVLLGEGCVGKTSVALRYVEDKFNDKHVTTVQASFLNKKLNINGKRVNLAIWDTAGQEKFHALGPIYYRMSNGAILVYDITDEDTFQKVKNWVKELKKMLGSEISLAIAGNKVDLEKERNVSIEEAEEYAQQVGAMHFHTSAKLNQNIEQMFLDLTRRMIQHADEVEQKSCLQRTSSTRRNVVVVEDESEQSRPTKSFCCGSSSQNS; from the exons ATGGCCAGTTCGATTAGTACTACTGGAAATGGATATAATTTCAAAGTGGTGTTACTTGGTGAAGGATGTGTGGGCAAAACTTCAGTAGCATTACGATACGTCGAAGACAAATTTAATGACAAACATGTTACTACGGTACAA gcatcttttttaaataaaaaattaaatataaatggtAAAAGAGTAAATTTAGCAATATGGGATACTGCAGGACAGGAAAAGTTTCATGCACTAGGACCAATTTATTATAGAATGTCTAATGGTGCCATTTTAGTTTACGATATTACAGATGAAGATACTTTTCAAAAG gtTAAAAATTGGGTAAAAgaacttaaaaaaatgttaggcAGTGAAATTTCTTTAGCAATTGCTGGCAATAAAGTAGATCTTGAAAAGGAACGAAATGTTTCAATAGAAGAAGCGGAAGA ATATGCCCAGCAAGTTGGTGCTATGCATTTTCATACATCTGCAAAACTAAATCAAAATATTGAACAGATGTTCTTGGATTTGACACgtagaatgatacaacatgcTGATGAAGTAGAACAAAAGTCTTGTTTGCAAAGGACTAGCAGTACACGTCGTAATGTTGTGGTAGTTGAAGATGAATCTGAACAAAGTCGACCAACGAAAAGTTTCTGTTGTGGTAGTTCTTCCCAAAACtcgtaa
- the LOC127065757 gene encoding cyclic GMP-AMP synthase-like receptor isoform X3, whose product MKEDTFFKKVFQRKLFGGSFYKGTKIGVPEEFDIDIIIKLPINYEDIKISICEHKGFINIHSGLNPNNLINPKMDREVLKLLDNSMYIDQNKFRSWMESIVTITIHNLPKKGNKYLLKINNTEYMIRVIKSGPAFTFEIEFMNGKKINVDLVPVLEFSKNIPHMSNLSEFKILKKQNWFAIPKPITINKQKHICWRTCFYEQEKEILSKNGQIKQIIRLMKKLRDTKNWNNIASYYIETIALNLLQKDSLFGKGSCTLSFMKMLRSMHSTLIHQCLPYYWNNDFNLLYKLNLIEIRNISNQLRRIIEHIDRSIENDPYIIAKCILNEEEYNQLYFELNKPPSETENNENSICMII is encoded by the exons atgaaagaagacactttttttaaaaaagtatttcaaagaaaattatttggaGGTAGTTTCTATAAAGGTACAAAAATTGGTGTACCTGAAGAAtttgatatagatataataattaaactacCTATTAATTATGAAGATATAAAA aTATCTATATGTGAGCACAAAGGTTTTATCAATATACACTCTGGTTTAAATCCAAACAACTTAATTAATCCGAAAATGGATAG AGAAGTGCTTAAATTACTTGATAATTCGATGTATAttgatcaaaataaatttcgtagTTGGATGGAAAGCATTGTAACTATAACTATACATAATTTACCAAAGAAAggcaataaatatttattaaaaataaataatactgaaTATATG ATAAGAGTAATCAAGAGTGGCCCAGCATTTACATTTGAAATAGAATTTATGAATGGCAAAAAAATTAACGTTGATTTAGTACCAGTgttagaattttcaaaaaatataccaCACATGAGTAATTTATCAGAATTTAAAATACTTAAA aaacaaAATTGGTTTGCTATACCAAAGCctattacaattaataaacaaaaacataTCTGTTGGAGAACATGTTTTtatgaacaagaaaaagaaattctatctAAAAATGgacaaattaaacaaataataagatTGATGAAA AAATTAAGAGATACCAAAAATTGGAATAATATTGCTAGCTACTATATAGAAACAATTGCTTTAAACTTATTACAAAAGGACTCATTGTTTGGGAAAGGATCATGTACACTTTCGTTTATGAAG atgtTACGTTCCATGCATTCTACTCTAATTCATCAGTGCTTACCTTATTACTGGAACAATGATTTTAATCTATTATACAAACtcaatttaatagaaataagaaatatttcaaatcaatTGCGGAGAATCATTGAACACATTGATAGATCAATAGAGAATGATCCATATATCATTGCTAAGTGTATCT taaatgaagaagaatataatcaattatattttgaacTAAATAAGCCACCTTCAGAAACAGAAAACAATGAGAATAGTATCTGCATGATAATTTAa
- the LOC127065757 gene encoding cyclic GMP-AMP synthase-like receptor isoform X2 encodes MEAHNKDKYFKSDKILNAINKLFVSLQDYEKKEINQNLHQVIDEIIEKMKEDTFFKKVFQRKLFGGSFYKGTKIGVPEEFDIDIIIKLPINYEDIKISICEHKGFINIHSGLNPNNLINPKMDSWMESIVTITIHNLPKKGNKYLLKINNTEYMIRVIKSGPAFTFEIEFMNGKKINVDLVPVLEFSKNIPHMSNLSEFKILKKQNWFAIPKPITINKQKHICWRTCFYEQEKEILSKNGQIKQIIRLMKKLRDTKNWNNIASYYIETIALNLLQKDSLFGKGSCTLSFMKMLRSMHSTLIHQCLPYYWNNDFNLLYKLNLIEIRNISNQLRRIIEHIDRSIENDPYIIAKCILNEEEYNQLYFELNKPPSETENNENSICMII; translated from the exons ATGGag gcccataataaagataaatattttaagagtgataaaatattaaatgctataaacaaaCTATTCGTATCTTTGCAagactatgaaaaaaaagaaattaaccaGAATTTACACCAG gtCATagatgaaataattgaaaaaatgaaagaagacactttttttaaaaaagtatttcaaagaaaattatttggaGGTAGTTTCTATAAAGGTACAAAAATTGGTGTACCTGAAGAAtttgatatagatataataattaaactacCTATTAATTATGAAGATATAAAA aTATCTATATGTGAGCACAAAGGTTTTATCAATATACACTCTGGTTTAAATCCAAACAACTTAATTAATCCGAAAATGGATAG TTGGATGGAAAGCATTGTAACTATAACTATACATAATTTACCAAAGAAAggcaataaatatttattaaaaataaataatactgaaTATATG ATAAGAGTAATCAAGAGTGGCCCAGCATTTACATTTGAAATAGAATTTATGAATGGCAAAAAAATTAACGTTGATTTAGTACCAGTgttagaattttcaaaaaatataccaCACATGAGTAATTTATCAGAATTTAAAATACTTAAA aaacaaAATTGGTTTGCTATACCAAAGCctattacaattaataaacaaaaacataTCTGTTGGAGAACATGTTTTtatgaacaagaaaaagaaattctatctAAAAATGgacaaattaaacaaataataagatTGATGAAA AAATTAAGAGATACCAAAAATTGGAATAATATTGCTAGCTACTATATAGAAACAATTGCTTTAAACTTATTACAAAAGGACTCATTGTTTGGGAAAGGATCATGTACACTTTCGTTTATGAAG atgtTACGTTCCATGCATTCTACTCTAATTCATCAGTGCTTACCTTATTACTGGAACAATGATTTTAATCTATTATACAAACtcaatttaatagaaataagaaatatttcaaatcaatTGCGGAGAATCATTGAACACATTGATAGATCAATAGAGAATGATCCATATATCATTGCTAAGTGTATCT taaatgaagaagaatataatcaattatattttgaacTAAATAAGCCACCTTCAGAAACAGAAAACAATGAGAATAGTATCTGCATGATAATTTAa
- the LOC127065761 gene encoding three prime repair exonuclease 2 isoform X1: MIKTFVFFDIETTGLIEGNKMPRITEFSFVAVTRDNICLNKNKIPRVLQTLTVPVNPNKPIPQYVEILTKLNNESLQNVSSFDHKIYNMINSFLDTLMKPICFVAHNGNKFDYPIFLWELKCLDKDLAEDILCADTLLLFKDYFTNVNYMQDTEILDMEKHVEKVNILQKPNNFKLITIYEHLLKTPAKNNHIAQDDCINMLHCANHIAKYFIEWCDKNALPLCKMK, translated from the exons atgataaaaacatttgtattttttgatattgaaACAACAGGTCTTATTGAGGGCAATAAAATGCCTAGAATTACAGAATTTTCATTTGTAGCTGTAACTCGAGACAATATATgtctcaataaaaataaaattccaagAGTTTTACAAACTCTTACTGTACCAGTTAATCCAAATAAACCTATACCTCAATATGTAGAGATTTTAACAA aattaaataatgaGTCTTTACAAAATGTATCTTCATTtgatcataaaatttataatatgatcAATAGTTTTCTTGATACATTAATGAAACCAATATGTTTCGTGGCTcataatggaaataaatttgattatccAATTTTTTTGTGGGAATTAAAATGTCTTGATAag gATTTAGCAGAAGATATTCTATGTGCAGATACATTACTCTTATTCAAAGATTACTTTacaaatgttaattatatgcaaGATACTGAAATCTTGGATATGGAAAAACACGTGGAAAAAGTTAATATACTCCAAAAACCgaacaattttaaattaataacgatatatgaacatttattaaaaaccCCAGCAAAAAACAATCATATAGCACAAGATGATTGTATTAATATGCTACATTGTGCTAATCATATTGCAAAATACTTTATAGAATGGTGCGATAAAAATGCATTACCGTtatgtaaaatgaaatga